GCTGTCCCTCATATCGCTTTCTCAGTTTGTTGATGAGAGCAGGAATCTCAAGAGTCAGCAAGGcgttgttgatggagtttCGGGAGAAGATGTTTCCAAAAGAGCCGGCAATGACCAATTGCATGTCTCGGGCCAGAATACAGGTGGCGGCCTGCTCTCGGGAAGAACCGGTACCAAAGTTGAAACCAGAGACAATAATGTCTCCAGCGCCGGTCTTAGAGCCAAAGTCAGGATCGTAGTTCTCCATGCACACCTCGGCCATCTTCTCTCGGGGCACGTCGTCCTGGTAGGTGTACTTTCCGGGGTAGATACCGTCGGTATTGATGTTGTCGGCGTCACAAAGGACGAGTTCTCCAGTGATCTGTGCGGGGAATCCATCCAGGACCCCTCCACTAGGAGCAGGGTCAGACTCGGCAGCTTCGGCATCAGCCTCTGCCTCAACTGCCTCAGTAACTGAGATGGAGGAAGACACACCCTTAGCTCCGGGAACGGGAGAGCCGTAGACTTCCTCGGGGAAACCAATCTTACCGAGaacagcagaagcagcgacAACCTCGGGAGAGGCCAGGTAGGCCAAGGCATCCTTGGAGCCCATTCGGCCCTTGAAGTTTCGGTTGGTAGCAGAGATACCGACCTCGCCGTCTTCGAGAAGACCAGTTCCGAGACCGATGCAGGGGCCACAGCCGGCAGGGAGAGGCTTGGCTCCGGCATTGATGAGAGTCTGCCAGGCTCCAGAGGCCTCGGCGTCCTTCTGGACAAAGGAAGAAGCAGCGGCGACATAGAACTCGACGCCTTCAGCGACCTTGTTGTTCTTGATCAcgttggcagcagcctcgaTATCGGACAGTCGAGAGTTGGTGCAGGACACAAGGTAGgccttgttgatcttgatGTCCTGGGCAGACAGATCAGCCAGGGAGTTGTACACCTTGACGGAGTTGGGTCCAGACAGGAATGGAGAGAGAGTAGACAGATCAATGGTCAGGTTCTTGGCATACTTGGCGTCGGTATCGGCCTGAACagcgtccttgagagcagcgACAGTGCCGTCATTCACTCGAGCATGAGGCTGAGGAAGTCGAGTCAgacggtactcgtaccactGTCGGAGAGTCTCATCAACAGGGAAAAGACCAGTAAGGGCACCCCACTCGGTGGTCATGTTAGCAATAGTGAGTCGCTCGTCGACAGACAGGTGCTCAACACCGTCTCCAACAAACTCAATGGCGTGGTTGAGAACCTCGTCGTTGTTGAAGATACCACAGAGAGCGATAATCACGTCCTTACCAAACACGCCGGCAGGAAGCTGGCCCTTAAGCTCGACACGAGCAACAGGGGGAATCTGCCACCAAGTCTGTCCAGTAGCCCACACGGATGCAGCGTCGGTTCGGACAATGGGTGTACCCAGGCAACCGATACCTCCATACATGTTCGAGTGTGAGTCAGAAGCGACAGTGAGGTTGTAAGGGAAAGCGTAGCCCTCCTCGACCATAACCTGGTGGCCAATACCTCGGCCGGCGGGGTAGAAATCGATGCCCTGCTCTCCGGCAAAGTTCTCGATGTTGGCATACTTCTCTAGGTTCTTCTCAGACTTGTTCTGGACATCGTGATCAAGAGTCATGACCACTTGCCGGTTGTCCTTGACAGCCTTGGCTCCAAGGCccttgaacttggtggCAACGGGCCATGAGTTGTCGTGTGTCATGCAGTGGCTGGGTCGAATGGAAACATAATCTCCACTCTGGACCTGCTTGCCTTCAGGAAGGCCGACGGCATATCGCTGGACGATCTTCTCGGTCAGGTTCTGGGGGATGCGCTTTGTGGAGTATCGTCGCACCAGGAGTGTTTGTGTGACTGCTCGATTTCTGAATGCAAACATTTTTGGTGagctgtgtttgtggaaCTGGTCTTTCACAAATTGTCAAGAGAGATCAGATCGCCCAATGGAAAAGAACCCATTGCTGACTCCTAAACTCTACTGTGACATAACTTTACTATGACTCTTTCAGCACGTGATGCAAGATAAGAAGACAAATCTTGGGGTTTGCTGAGACATGAAGAAACTCATTGGTATTGTTTAGTGATTTCTTCGGTTTCAGGAGTAGTTGGAGTTCAATCACCGTACCTTTCGGAACTTCTCAAAAATCTCTTAGCTGAAAAGATCTGAAATTTGACATGGATATTTTTCATTAAGGTGTGAGTTTAGGTGGGGAGACGAACGCCATTGTGTGTGGGAGAGACTGCCAGTATGGCGCGTAAATTAAGTTGTCTCATTAACAACAGTCTGCAGATGAGCCGAAATTCGGGAGAAATGCGGGATGGGATTTTACTTGGTGGTGTGGGTTTTATAGGTGgtggttttgtttttatcCCGATCATGTCCGTTCTGAATTTCACGCTTCTTGTgcaagtattgtacagttCATGTTTGTCAGGGAACATAcaagtgtacttgtacaagctAATTTGGGATGGTATATTGAAATGAGCTAATAACAGTACaactgcaagtacaagtacatgtactcgCAACTCTGGGATACAGAATAGTGCAGAAAACGATGTGGCGTTTGTAACTGCTAAAACCGAACCCCCAAAcatttgtacaagtactcgtagcaACCGCTGCCCAGTGCAACATACACTGTACATAGTTGTACCTGTAAGTGCTCTCTCCTGCAACCTCTCATCCCCATATGCATTCCTCTCACATGCAGACCATAAGAAATAATTGTGCTGCACACtgaacaccaacaacgtcTATGAATCTTGCTCAATGGAGCATCATACAAAATGGTGCAAAAATTGTCGCACACATGGGGACCGGTAACAATGCCTACATCATCGCATGTTACTCTAATTCACGCCCAGCTGTCATGCTGCCACTCCTCATTCAGATGAatcacaccaacaccaacattgCTGTTGTGGTGCACACAGAGACAGCTGCAAAGAGATAttccaaggagattgaagagACGTCAAAAGTTGCAGGCACACCATGTTCGTCGCAGTGTTTCCTCCGGTGGGATTCACTACCAATAGATTCAAAGTGCACCTACTTCACTCCCGAATCATTCCTGAAAGCAtttggacagcagcaggagatTCCATACACCCACATTATTGTTCTAGACACACATGAAAGATTGCAATGGGGTGAAACGGTCCTGGCGGTTCTCAAGAAGGTATACACCGGACCTCTTGTTCTCTGCTGTTCTCCTCTTCCTAAGGCAATAGGGTACCTCCAAGATTTCTACGAGGGAGCTTCAATCATAGCTCTACAGGACATAGAAGTCGTAGACATGCACTATCTTGATCACCCCTCGTGTAATCTGGTGGATACTGCCGTTGACACCGCAGTCAACATTAGCAGCATGGAGGGAGATGGTCATATCATAATGTTTCTATCTACACGTGAGGAAGTACTCTTGGTGATACGAGGGATCAATGACCGTCTCCAATCTCAACAGAAAGGAGGGGATGTCAGCGTGGTGCCCTTCTACAAGGCCATGAAAAGAGAAGAACTGGAGGAGCTATATGATGCCCTAGACAAGAGAGGAGGACGAACGATCATTGTCGCCACAGCGATGGCTCAAGATTACACGTCTCTCCCGCCTGATATTAAGTACGTCGTCGACTCTGGACTGCAAACCTCACAAGAAGGAAAGCAGATATGGGCTACCAAGCTGGATTGCGAGATTCGAGCCAATCGAGTATCCTCTACTGGGGGAAAGGTATACCGACTATTCACTGAAGAGATGTTCGAGGACCTTATTGACATGTGTCCTGCCGAGGTCATGGTCGACAAACTGGATCAAGTAGTCCTCTATTGGCTCTCGCTCGGTGTAAAAAACATCCTTACCCTGGAGACTCCTTCCAAGTACCCTCAGAGGCTTCTTTCATCAGCTTTAACGACTCTGCACCACGCTAGCTTGATATCAAACGATGGCCAGCTTACAAGAGTCGCACAAAGTGTGTCATCACTCTCTATCTGCCTGCCTTTTATTCCCACACGCTTCATAGCTGCTATTGGACATTCACTAAGCGAATCCTGCACGTCACAGATCTTGAGTATCGTCGCAATGGAGCTCGCTGGAGGACTGAACGAGGCGTACTACACCCCCAAGGAGGTTGTGAAGCgagaggaggccaaga
This genomic interval from Yarrowia lipolytica chromosome 1E, complete sequence contains the following:
- a CDS encoding uncharacterized protein (Compare to YALI0E02750g, uniprot|Q8WZL9 Yarrowia lipolytica YALI0E02750g hel putative RNA helicase), which encodes MNLAQWSIIQNGAKIVAHMGTGNNAYIIACYSNSRPAVMLPLLIQMNHTNTNIAVVVHTETAAKRYSKEIEETSKVAGTPCSSQCFLRWDSLPIDSKCTYFTPESFLKAFGQQQEIPYTHIIVLDTHERLQWGETVLAVLKKVYTGPLVLCCSPLPKAIGYLQDFYEGASIIALQDIEVVDMHYLDHPSCNLVDTAVDTAVNISSMEGDGHIIMFLSTREEVLLVIRGINDRLQSQQKGGDVSVVPFYKAMKREELEELYDALDKRGGRTIIVATAMAQDYTSLPPDIKYVVDSGLQTSQEGKQIWATKLDCEIRANRVSSTGGKVYRLFTEEMFEDLIDMCPAEVMVDKLDQVVLYWLSLGVKNILTLETPSKYPQRLLSSALTTLHHASLISNDGQLTRVAQSVSSLSICLPFIPTRFIAAIGHSLSESCTSQILSIVAMELAGGLNEAYYTPKEVVKREEAKNIHALFQVEEGPYITLLNIYESACTPKLKHTRWFVEHFLNYQMIRMATNIRHELASVIGVGAVNADKDEQMTGCLEIVKRYFDE
- a CDS encoding uncharacterized protein (Compare to YALI0E02728g, highly similar to DEHA0F08019g Debaryomyces hansenii and uniprot|P49367 Saccharomyces cerevisiae YDR234w LYS4 homoaconitase) codes for the protein MFAFRNRAVTQTLLVRRYSTKRIPQNLTEKIVQRYAVGLPEGKQVQSGDYVSIRPSHCMTHDNSWPVATKFKGLGAKAVKDNRQVVMTLDHDVQNKSEKNLEKYANIENFAGEQGIDFYPAGRGIGHQVMVEEGYAFPYNLTVASDSHSNMYGGIGCLGTPIVRTDAASVWATGQTWWQIPPVARVELKGQLPAGVFGKDVIIALCGIFNNDEVLNHAIEFVGDGVEHLSVDERLTIANMTTEWGALTGLFPVDETLRQWYEYRLTRLPQPHARVNDGTVAALKDAVQADTDAKYAKNLTIDLSTLSPFLSGPNSVKVYNSLADLSAQDIKINKAYLVSCTNSRLSDIEAAANVIKNNKVAEGVEFYVAAASSFVQKDAEASGAWQTLINAGAKPLPAGCGPCIGLGTGLLEDGEVGISATNRNFKGRMGSKDALAYLASPEVVAASAVLGKIGFPEEVYGSPVPGAKGVSSSISVTEAVEAEADAEAAESDPAPSGGVLDGFPAQITGELVLCDADNINTDGIYPGKYTYQDDVPREKMAEVCMENYDPDFGSKTGAGDIIVSGFNFGTGSSREQAATCILARDMQLVIAGSFGNIFSRNSINNALLTLEIPALINKLRKRYEGQPAELTRRTGWFATWDVPAATVTVTDGKNGPVILKQKVGELGQNLQEIIVKGGLEGWVKAQL